The DNA region CTGCTGCATAAGCGGCTGCCTCCGTGCGTTCACCATCACCTACCAACCTCATGGAAGATAGACATCCACCACATATGTCAGAGACCTCACCAAGACTTGGACCAGCATGCTGCAGCAGGCATTGAAGGAGGTCCTAGTGGTGTGGGCAATGGCTGCCACCGGCCTTGCCAGAGATTTACATATGACCTTTTGTTGGAGATCTACCCAGCCTCAGTATCTAATTGAAGAGACCGCCACCACTTGTGACCTTGCTAGACATCATGTGTAAGGCAGAAGGCCCAGCGGTCACAAAATGGGACAGTTAAGAATAAGTCTTCTGTACTATTGTGGTCTCACAACATTTCCCTTAAATGGGATGGATTTCCCGGAAATCATAACCAACTGGTGCTAAATCCATTTATCATCTAAACCATGggacaaaatgaaaaggatCCTGGAAATTGGATTTTTTGAAGAACAGGAACCAATAGTTCAATTTCGCTCAAAAATGtgctgcctttttctttttacttgaAGAGGGAATAGCTAGGATGTCTTAGAAAGTCCTAGATCGAGAACCACGCAACAAATCATAGTAAACAATTCATACAAAAAACTTTATCTTTCCTAGGCATCCATCCGGTATGAATTCAACATTTGTTGTTCCATACAGTCTTCTTTGGAAGTTTATGATAATAAACAATCACACCGGAGAATAAAGTCTGATTACCGTGAGGGAAATGATGCCAGTGATAAGCCCGGTTTTCATGACAAGTCCAAGGTAGCTTCCATGGAAGTGCAGCATGTCCCAGGAAGGGGGGTTCAGCCCTTCTTGTAGCTTGCCAATCTGGTATAAACATCAGACCCCACGTACAAAAACACAAAGTTTTCACTAGATAAtttgagaagaagaagaaacagaaaaGTGAAAATGCATGCCTCAGCGGGTCCCTCTATTTAGCTCTAGGACGAATTTGGTCCCTGCACAATATCTGGGCCCGATTTAATCCTTTGTCCTTCGGATTTTAAGCTTTATTAGTCCTCCCCTTAGGAAATTGACattatataaattcataaacAACTTTTGCATTGATATGGCCCCACATTATGTTCCATGTTACCGTTGCCTACTTGAAATATTCCATAATTCACTAAAGTCCCAAATCTACCCTTAATACAGGAGAGATATTGACAACTAATTGAATTGGGTTAGTTAAAACCTTTTTGGTGTCCATATGCAGTCAATGGTAATGATGTGGGATGACttggagaaaaattaataCTCTATTCAGTTTCAATATAAAAGAATGCCTAGTGAGAAAGAAATCACAACTACTCAAACTGGAGAAATTCATTTGAGCCTAATAATTGAACAGGAAAGCTAATGGGATGGCCGGCGGCAGAATGGCCAACTTCACTGGTAAAGATTTGAGTTCGAATCTCCACAAGAATACTTTCTATTTGGTTACCTGCATGCCTTGTTTTGTTAGACTTACCCTCAGACATAAGGTTTGCAGGGTGTTCACGTGAGATCGTGAGAATTAGTTGGGTGAAGTCTGAACACCTTTCATTatcggaaaaaagaaaaattgaacagAGACTAAATTGGTCCAAAGATGAAAGTATAGAGACTAAACTGGGCATTTGCCCATTATTATTAGAGAAATGAAAGCAAGAAATACTTACAATACTGATGCCGTGGTGTTGGGCTTTAAATGCGAAGACGACGAGGGTGGAAAGGATCACTGACAACAACGGGGCCCCTGCCGAGATCCAGAAGAGCCTTGGTCTCCTCATGCTCTGCCAACAATATTGCATGCAAATTGCACACATTGCATTATATCTCATACCTCCAAGCATACAGAACAAATAGCTACATTTGAAAAATCACCAATACGGAACATCGATTTTGATATTAGCTATCTAATTGTAACTTACTATTTGAGGTTGgacatattaaatttttttatttaaacttCTCTCCATTtaagtttcatattttttttcttttctagctAGTAAACAATTGGACCTTCTGTAGTCACTTTAAATGACTATATTTCTTGAAATTCGGcaatgattaaattaattgaaaatgatcTAAACCATTGCATTGAACTCTTAAAAATAACCAGACAAATCGATCCTGATGATAAGAATATACTCAAGTTATGAGTGATTATATATTGTACTTGTGCATGTATAGTCTATAAAAAATCtctaaaaattcttttagtaATCTTAACACAAGGCCTGTTTTCCCCTGTAGGCAGTGCACGGTGTATGTGCCCTGTAATTATTAGCTCTGACTTATTTATTGGGGAGAGTGCAACATACTAATTCCATGCTTTTATTTAAGCAATTATCAGAGAAGAGAAATTTTCGATTTTCTATTTTGATTGAATCCCGAAATTCTTCTTGATATTCTTCTTTGATAGCCGCATCATCTTTCTCGATTATTGTCTTAATAGCTTTTACTAAGGTCGGTTTATAAAAACGACCCAGGTGTTGACTACAAGGATCCAAGCCTTTCCTGGGTGCACTAAAGGAATTTGTTTCTGTAGAGATGGTATTTTGAGACAATTTTGAGATGGAAAATTCCTTCTGTCATCAAAGAGACAGAAAAGAGGACGTAAAATCCCATCTCTTTTCTAAAAATGGATCAAGATATGGAAAATTTCGTCTAAATTTGATGATGCggaaattttcaaattggGACGGCAAATTCCATCTTATCAAAGAGACGGAAAGGAGGATGTACACCTCATTCTCTTTTTTAAGACAAATCAAGAGACGAAAATTTTTGTCTTAATATGATGAGACGGAATTTTCCATCTCAAGTTCCGTCTCTCACTAATGCGAGACGAGCAATATCATCTCCTTTTCTGTCTATAGCCTGAGAACGTGAGACAAAAGATTTCATCTCAAGAAGGATGAGATGAAAATATGTCTCAAATTCCCGTCTCATGGATGAGACGAAAAATTCTATCTCAGTTTTCGTTCTTATGGATACATATACTTCTTATAAATTCGAATCCTTATTTCTcccaatcttttttttttctttttcattcaaaatcttcttcatctccttATGTAAAACCCGAAAATTTTCTAGGATTTCAcacttaataaaattaaataatttgatcACTTGCATATTGTATCAAATAAGTTATTAATTACTAATGTTAGTTTTAATGTTGAGTGTAAATGAGATCATGTATAGCTAGTTataacatataaattatagaaaaaaatctatttcaaagtttaaaatcatatcaaaataatatagatGAATATGTATTGtacattaaaattttatggataaaataataaataaattacagaccagagataaataaatagtATTAGGAAAAAAGATACAAACTAcaataaaagtaaagaaataaaaataatttgaagtaCCTAACaaacaagtagtagaaaaataaatattatttttaaaataaaaatatgcagATGTATaacaaatataatgaaatgttAAAAGGGAACAAGAAATGAAAGTAGTTGAGGCGGCAACACACACGCGTACCAAGATAAAAATCTTGGTCCGAGTCTCCGCTAGTGCAAAACCCACATAATTAGGGAGAAAGGGTGAATTGCACCCCTTGAATTCGTGCCCCCGTCAAGCTTGGCCGATAcaatgatatatttatttttttacacatTTGACAGATTTCGATCTCGAGGATTGAGATGGAAATTGAGATGGTTTATTCTGTCTATGAGGTTGAGACGGAATTTTTCCATCTCACGATTGAGACGGAAAGAGAGACGGAATTCTCTATCTAATGGAGAGACAGAAAGCCCGATCTCTCTTTCTGTCTCAATTGTGAGACGGAATTTTTCATCTCAAATTTTCGTCCCAATCGAGGATAAGACATAAATTTTTGTCTCATTATTTTGCAACGAATTTTTGAGACTAGCCctcaaagacaaaaaaaaagtttgtctCTAAATCATGTTGAGGCATAACTTTTCGTTTCAATTGTCGTTTCTATAAAGAGTGAATTATTGTAATGGTGGCTCCAGTAATTTATTTAGGGTAATATGTATACAAGAGAAGCGAAAGGGCTTGTAGTGGAGTGGTATTGATAATCTACGAAACAAAGTGATCAATGCATTAGGAGTTCAATGGAGGGCAAGTCGGTAAGTTTTGGTTAAGTTTGTACCGTTTAATCACTTTGTAGGTTATTTGCATATATGAGAGTGAGATTAAAAGCTAACCTTCTTAGATACAATGTGGGTTTATTCACTAACACTTCCACCTTATGCGTAGGTTGGAATACTGTGAAGACTCATCatgtgaaattaattaaatgagagaaataCACGTGTGCAGTGTTTCAAATCTGTTCTCTGAGATAATGATAAATATGAGAGGAAACTTTGCATATATAATGTCATGCAAGCTCACACCATGCCGGGCGTAAAAGTGAGAGCTATCAAAAGTGCATCTCGTATTAACTAacgtggattggttcaagtggttcggCGTTTATTCTACTTAAGTAAGGTTTCGAATTCGAGTTttgtaaattgagaaaatccacgttgggagagttttactccttagtaGACCGACTCGACTCGATTAGATTAGTCGAGACCTAATTGAGATTCTGAAATCAGAGTtcacactaaaaaaaaagtgtatcTTGTATTAGTTCCCCTAACTTGAGTGCGAAAGGGGAAGCCCACCTCGTAGTGGTTAGCCCGAGCATGGAAGAGGAAGCCAACACACGATCAGCTGCTGAGGATAAGTGCTTTGAAAAGGGCACTTCTTCGAGGAGATGGGTGCTTGGGCCTTATAAACTCACTAAAACCCTTGTTCCGAAAGTTCAGAGAGCCGATAGCCTAAGACAAAAATTTAAGATGCAGCcttcaaattatatttaataaaagtaacaattaatttttttaaattttatttatttaacttaTGAAATGCAAAAttgataattatataaatttttataattaatgtaTATTCATTCTTTTCAATGTGACTTTATTATGCTACTCATTTtcgacaaaaaataaaatatctttctttctcttgttTGCATTAACCAAAAGTTGAGCAGTTGGATTTGAAAAACTTATGAGTAGAACAAAAGAAGAATGACGAATTTTACAGAAATAAAGAGGATGGgaaaatttgattaaattgAATCTTATAGATAGTTGACCGATAAAGTAAATAGAAATTATGGAGAAATTGTTTAATAAATTGGGAAGGTTGATTGTGAGAAAAATCGGCAATTGTGTAAAAAATGATTATCTAATAATAGTATTACATACGTgcgaaaatataattttttaattaggaATTATTTTTGACAATTAAATtcattgagttgagtttttggcaattgagttgagtttttattctatttttaatgaaattacttATATTCGTTCTTCTAACTtagtaaaattactttttcttttgacCCATTCCCCCTCGATCAGAATCCTGGGTCCGTTCCTGCTCCTTTCAAATGGGGATTTGAGTGTTGATATATCCATTAAAAGTGCTTTTCAGAAGATATATATGGATGTTTTTAAGCCATATGAGCTCACCAAAATCTCGTTCATTTCCGACATGGAACTGACTTTTGATACTGGTCGAGTAGACTTTTAGCCAGTGTTATTAAAACCGGACCAGACGTTGAACCGGTCGAGATATGGGTTCACGGATTTATGGGTTCAACCAGGgattcgatgggtcggaccgcacgtctaattaaataataaataattcatataaaattaagaaagactatgatatattaaatatatacacaataattcatattattaaaataatgaatgaaagaaagttttttattgaaattgtttcttcttttattatgCTTAAAGAGATAaagaatgataaaaaataaaccaaTATGGCTACTGCCTAAATGGATAAGAGGCTAGGCATGTGGCTTTAGGGAGGTTCAAGTCCTTGCTTCAAGTCTCCATGCAtgcaatattaatttttcaataaaaacaaacccatagaaccggccagTTCGTGTGAGTTTAGTCAAAAAAACGCCTGGTTGAATAGGATCACCAGTCTAAAGGTTCAATTTCGATTTTCCAGAGAACCGGGCACCTTGTCCGGTCTGATTCGGTTCTGATAACAGTGCTTTTAGCGCAAATCCCCACCTTTTAGGACTCGATTAATGTAGGTCGTTATAAGACTAAAcaattaaattttgtaaatccACAAGCACATACGATTCGTGTCCCTTTCTTATGTCTTATTACTAACACGCAGCCTCACttatgattgaaaaatatatacacacaagGAAAGCAGATGCCATCTGATCTGTGGAGGTCAGTACTTGGTAAGAGGCACGTACGTACAATACCGTAGAGAGAGGCACGCAGATTGCAAAGAAGGGAACGTACCACGTGGCGAGCAAGAAggagaagcccgagaaagcagacGCCCATCAATATCGTTTGCCACGACCACTGCCACAACAATTCATTAAAACGAGTGCGAAggccatttattattatttttgggtCAAAATTGGTCCAACCATTGcattataattattagaaCAAAGAACATAAATAACGACCATTATGTCACATCATATAACAGCCGGTCGACAATATTGATACCCTCTTAATCGAGCCAACAAGTTTGCACTCATCTTTCTTTCCCATACATTAACTTTTGTAGTATATCATGATGATCATAATATCCTATAGTCCTACACAATCATACCATGTTCCGGAATTTTCCCATCTTGAAATTTACAGTTGGATTGGCTATTGGATGGGGGGTTTTTACCCCACCATCACTGGGTTGAGGGCCTTTCATCTCGTCCCTTGACGGGATAAGATAAATTCCTTAAAATTGCATCTGTTAGTCCTCACAGTATTTCATAGTAGGAAAGAATAGGATCTTAAATTTAGTGAATTGTCTTATTTTTAACTTTGGTTTCGTGCAATTTAGAATATCTTATTAGGACAACATAaaaatttacccaattatcCTTCAATTTATTGTTAAAAAGGATTATAAATGAGCTCTTTCTTGAACTAGAAAAAGAGTAATTAACACTACTAtctaaatttctaaaataattaacctttgaacttgaaaataaaaagtaatttttcgaaaaaattaaagagaaagtAGCAGCCGCAAAGGCGGAGGAGGCGCGGTGGGGCCAACGCCTGCCTCCACTGGTCCCAGGAGTTCGCGCAATTAGTTAGAAGGAAGGGCGAGTGGTCAGGAAGACGAGAGGATGAGTCAATGAGATGAGATGGTACCTCGTTGGTTTGGTGGAAAACAGAGGACAAGACAGGGACCAAACCCATCTGTGGGGTGAAATGTACAATTCCGAGGAGGCTCTTCAGCTGCTGCAGCGACACTATGATGGCAGCCCCCGCCATAAACCCAATCAGAGTTGCCTTCGATAGAAAGTCTATTATAAATCCTAATCTGCAACCACAACCACATGATTAATTGATTGACCTCCAAATCCTACTAATTTGCTTAATTTATCCTGTCACTGGTCAAGAAAAGATTAATCTCTTTCACCTTATATCTGAAAACCACCATCGCAactaaaaattgatttttcttttttaggcgTAGATTCAGATTTGATTCGAATTGGtctactaaaaaataaaattattataattttctaatttttttttgttttcaatatttcgaaatcttatttaagaaaaatatgtgCCATTTGTGATTTAGAAACTTCTAGTATTGACCCCACCGAACATTTCTAATTGCCTTTCTGCCTGAAGATCAGCATCTCTCGAACTCTTGCCCTTTATTTGGATgaagaaaattgaagaaaagaaaaagggagaaGAGAGATATACTTTTTGTATGCGAATTTTTCAAAGGCTCTATGCAAATTACAAACTTCCCCTCGCGTCCCTTTCTTATATATACCTCcattcaaaacaaaacattaaTGCAGCCTATTGATTCTTTATTGACCGGGCTGGTTCAAGCAAACAAATCTAGTTGAGCTTGACCCATGCATGAATATTATTTCTCACAGCCTTTACAATAAGATTTGAATTCGAGATTTTAGATAGTCAAGTAGAATCCTAATGAATGAATGACGGGAATTGGAGTGAGTCGGGTGACTAAGAATGATCATTAGCAAGTAAAGTAATAATTACTAACCTTAGAAATCCTAAGGAAGCTTGGAAGAGACCGGCGAAGAAGGTGGAAGAGAAGGCGAGTtgaaggaagaggagaggcTGCTTCGTCGGGGACACCTCTTGCCTCAGCATCGACCCCATTAGCAGTGATGCTATGGAGACTGGGCCCACCGCTAGATCCCTTGAGCTTCCCAGCACCGCATACACCAACGGTGGAGCAAAGCTTGAATCTTTGCTCCCATCGccaacattaaaaaaaaaataataataataaatatatatatatatataaagtaaaaaaagaaaaaagaaaaagaaaaaaagacaagCAAAACAATGGAACAGTACAGCGATTGGTGATTACTTAactagttaattaattaatggaaaTAATAAGTGGCAGAAAGAAACAACTTACAGAGGCCCACGATTGGGGGCAGGCTTGCTAGCTTAGCGTAACTGATCCCCTGATTGAATAAACccaaaaaggaaacaaaaatcaaataattgaATAAACAGTTAGATagataaattactaaaaaaaaagggcctaccaaaaaaaaaggataaccATTAATGCTAGTGCACTTTCTAGAATACAATTCGAATTCCAAAAAGCGCACTTATTAGAATGAAAATTAATCATTAATACGTGATCTctcaaattgaattagtcaGAGTCTTTTATGTTTTTGGATACGGGGTGCACACCAAAATAAAAGGATAAGTTCCCtaatctctatttttttatacttatatatataatatagttttAATTTATGATCAACTTATTGAAGAAAATCGAAATTGATTTCATAAAAAAGATTTAAGAATTTTCTTCGTTTTCATGTTCACCAGCAGCAGGTAAAGTGGTTGCCCGCctttagtataataaaaacaagaagaaatagTTCGTTTGTTTCATTGATTGGTATTCAGTTATGGATCTGTTAATTACTTCACGTAATTCCAACTGCCTGTCTTCATCCGTAATCCGTAATCGTTATTGCAATTACTGATGAGGACTTCATATAGTGATAAATAGATGGATAGATAGACATACTGAGTTTGAAACTCGAAAAACAGAGAGTTTGAAACTACTTGAAAAGTGCGATTGCGTTCGTCGCACTGCTATGCTATCTGATTTCAAACAATTCAGTCGACTTGAGAAGATAACCGAAAAGCGACCCTGCATGTCTGAACATGTGAAGGAACCGTACGTGGTATGTCTACCGATCTATCTAAACTTGGTTGAGCCCGATGCTGGAATGGGATCAGTCTCAGGGACGCAGGCGATCGATGAACTGACCTGAGGGATGGCTAGGCTGGCGATGGTGAGACCAGCGACGATGTCGGACTTGAAGAGCTGGAGGCTGTAATGGGGGCCCCACTGGAGGATGGGGAACACGTATTGGGCGCCGAGGATGAACCGCTTCCCCCGCGGCTGCCCCTCGAACTGCCGGAGCGGGTCATCGGGGAAGAACGTCTCCTTGAGCCGACTTTTGAGCTTCTGGAGGGTGGTCCTCGGAGGCGGCGCCACCACCTTGTGGACTTCCGGGGCGGTTATCTCAGCCTCCATGTCCATGCAGTGGTGATGAACATTCGGGTTCGCCACTGCGTTGTTGCTGTTATTAGGATCAGTACTTGGCTCCATTGATATGTTTGGGATGGGTTTatggagagggagagaggaagaggggaGCAGAAGAAGTTGGGGTGGTTTTGTGGTGTGATGAGTGATCGTCTCTCGTGCTACGTTTCCAGTTTGCCTCGTATCTATATATGCGAGAATTTACTAAACAATTATTGGACGACTCCcaatttatgaatatatttttggataaatatTCATGAATATATTGCCAATAATTATAGTTAaagattttaaatattatatccTTCCTttccaaaaaggaaaaaaaaatatgaaaaagaaaagattcaTTGAAAATATTACAGCTAAAAGTGACGATATCGTTTTTCACTCAAggtttttaattaaattcttATTGGTagaatctctttttcttttatgattCCTTGCTAGGTCCATAAGCTTtctttcggttattattctttttttaaaaaaaaaaaagaattgcatCTTCTAAGAGTTTGAGGTTGAAGTGGTAGGACGATGTCTTCAACCGTGAGGTCAGGGGTTTGTTTAGGACGCAGGAAGAGAGGAGCTGGTGCATGTACGTTCTGCACGCGTTATGAGGCTAAGTGGCTAGACACGCACTAGAGAGTCCTCAAATGGACTGCCCTCGCGCATGACAAAAGTTAGTTCCCCTTATAACTCGATTGTTATTGGGTTGCACTTGATATATCTGAATCATAGGAAGGCGACATACGTAACCTTAATACTATGACATGTGGTCTAGCGagcatatattttattttctttgtttctttccTTACTATATAAACAAAGTTAAATATGATTAGACTCAGGGCCTGTCAatagtgaattttttttttctttcggcAAAGTCAATCGTGAATTTTCCTACCGAAAAACAGTTCAtactaccgaaaaaaaaaagttaatcgtgaattttttacatttacattatttgggttcaagattttatttatgtaagtTGGTATGCATGGTGAATTTATTTCCATCAATTATTATCCATGTCTGATCAAGCTCGAAGTTGAGACCGCTGTCCGCACCTTCCATTTAAAGGGGAGAGGTCTTTTCAGGTAATGTGAAATTCAACTCTGAACATCTTAATGATCTAATCAGAAGCTTATGTCTTCACGCAAAactataaaacaaaattaaaaaagaaaaagaaaaatcacaaTATATGTTTCTTTTAAAGGACGATCACCGcctaatacaaaaaaatataaatcaaataattaataaagaaaattaaataatcccatcacaaaaataaaacatataatCTCTTAATTAACCAAATAAAAGTATATGTCATTACGCTAGGTCCCCTTCTAAATATATGTCTCACTTTTCTGCTAGTCAAAGAGGCTAGACCGATAAAACTAGCAACTTGCATGCATAACAAACAAATGGCAATACGGAACGGATAGGAGATTTAATGGGCATATCAAAATTTCACATAACATATTCAAAACATCGCTGACATATCAAAGTAGTTATAGCGTAGTGGCGTACATTCTTGCATGATAACTAAGAGATTATAAGTTCGATACTCAGTAGGACTATATATGcttcatttattagttattataatttctattttactGTATTAAACCTATGGACCTCCCTTGTAATAAAAAACAGCAACACGGACACATATGCCTTCTATTTAATTATAGTGTGTTTAGTTTtttagttgagttgagttgagttttgattttaattgatttgtaacgatcgtgatgttgaattataagaaaaaatgtaaaaaagtaatgaatatttgaaaaaaagtaatgattgtattgttgaattgtggaaaaagtaattaatagtagagataatttattattaaaaattgaattgaatggttaaaaaaattaaagaaaaataaaaaagtaataattgtattgttgacttttgttgtgtagtgaataattttaaagttatagtcaaaatcttaaaatcagattgTGAAATCAAACGGGCAGTTAGTTTCTTGTGATTCCAACTCACACGTGAAGAAGTATTTGTAGATAAATAAGTAAACTATCCTATTTCTAATAAGATTAACCTTTTGAGAAATGGACTGTGGTgaacttaaaattttacaCAATTAATTAACGACTACAAGTAAGTGCCACGGATTCTTAAGCTTGACCATCAAGTGCCCATTTATTTTAGGATAAACAATGTACACACGCGTAGCAGATGATATAATAAACAAATTGAAATCGATATTATCAACTAGGGAAATGGACATATCCATCACAAATAGAAATTCTCCTTTATGAAGGCTGAGTTAAATATTTGCCATTTGGCATGCCTACTTAATAAAGAGACTCCTTTCATCTGCAAAAGCTAGGCGGTACAGAGGCAGCTCTCAGAAATTTCGAAGTCATTTATGGTCGTGGAAGTAACTTAAAGGCATGAACATGCAAGAATGCGAAATCCTTTAGAAAACATACCGTGGTCAGGGCTAAATAAGTGATGTTTGAACGCGATTAgatttaatcaataaattgATTGATTACATCTATTGTTTCGCCCATAAAACTGGCTAACTAGTCTACTCGTATAGTCCTTAATTTCGTATTAAACCAATAATTATTTCTGCAATTACTCAATGGAAACTTGagcttgcttttttttttttaattgagaaAAGTGCATGGTATTACTGATCTGGCCGTTTAATTTCATCGACCTTCAGTTGATATTTGCTATTGTGcttataaaattcaaaatcgaTTAAATAGAATTGCACTTTCAGGGGCATATATACTATAATATAGTAAATCAGATGCAGAAAAATTGGCGGTATACCAAGAAGTCACGAGCTgaatattcatcaaaaaagAGACCATTTCGTTTAATTCGAAGAAGTTTCCCATTAAATAATTGGCTTTGCTAGGTAATTAAACGCGGTAT from Punica granatum isolate Tunisia-2019 chromosome 3, ASM765513v2, whole genome shotgun sequence includes:
- the LOC116201809 gene encoding probable sulfate transporter 3.3; the encoded protein is MEPSTDPNNSNNAVANPNVHHHCMDMEAEITAPEVHKVVAPPPRTTLQKLKSRLKETFFPDDPLRQFEGQPRGKRFILGAQYVFPILQWGPHYSLQLFKSDIVAGLTIASLAIPQGISYAKLASLPPIVGLYSSFAPPLVYAVLGSSRDLAVGPVSIASLLMGSMLRQEVSPTKQPLLFLQLAFSSTFFAGLFQASLGFLRLGFIIDFLSKATLIGFMAGAAIIVSLQQLKSLLGIVHFTPQMGLVPVLSSVFHQTNEWSWQTILMGVCFLGLLLLARHVSMRRPRLFWISAGAPLLSVILSTLVVFAFKAQHHGISIIGKLQEGLNPPSWDMLHFHGSYLGLVMKTGLITGIISLTEGIAVGRTFAALKNYQVDGNKEMIAIGLMNIVGSSTSCYVTTGAFSRSAVNHNAGAKTAVSNIVMSITVMVTLLFLMPLFQYTPNVVLGAIIVTAVIGLIDVPAAYAIWKIDKFDFVVMLCAFFGVLFISVQDGLAIAVGISIFKILLQITRPKTVMLGNIPGTDLYRNLHQYKEAIRISGFLILSIEASINFTNTTYLKERISRWIDEYEAEDVKKQSCLRYVILELSAVSAIDTSGVSFFNDLRLALEKKNIELVLVNPLGEVMEKLQKADEGNDLLRQDSLYLSVGEAVASLSSSLKPAARV